The following are encoded together in the Maridesulfovibrio frigidus DSM 17176 genome:
- a CDS encoding glycosyltransferase family 2 protein — protein sequence MRIKVLNTASLIIPTYNRPYDLENCLRSILSQTQRPEELIVVDDGNLESVPLWDELEHAGISCHYVRKDKPGLTESRNLGVSLATQDILFFLDDDVILENEYLAEIMKAYSNDPDNNVGGVGGAITNKPQLTFIRKARRMWNIPFLVCGFNEGKVLPSGFGTDFGTTPYPLMKTTEVDFLDGGVSSYRREIFNEFVFTDAYRKFGFGEDKDFSYRVSRKYRLLFTPKARLVHLESSTMRPDKRTWGRKFIIGRWLFFRDFLQKNSWSKMFFAWAVFGYLLDRTVIASLKLSKEEWRRVLGILDAINLLLRGKIEP from the coding sequence ATGAGAATTAAAGTATTGAATACAGCAAGCTTAATTATACCGACATACAATCGACCCTATGACCTTGAAAATTGTCTACGCTCCATTCTCAGCCAGACCCAACGACCTGAAGAGCTTATCGTGGTGGACGATGGAAACCTTGAATCGGTCCCGCTTTGGGATGAGCTCGAGCATGCCGGAATCAGCTGCCACTATGTACGCAAAGACAAACCCGGGCTGACAGAGTCGCGGAATCTCGGAGTATCGCTTGCCACACAAGATATTCTTTTTTTTCTGGATGATGATGTTATTCTGGAAAACGAATATCTTGCTGAAATAATGAAAGCTTATAGTAATGACCCGGATAATAATGTTGGCGGGGTCGGCGGAGCTATTACCAACAAACCCCAATTAACCTTCATCCGTAAAGCAAGACGTATGTGGAATATTCCTTTCTTAGTCTGCGGTTTCAATGAAGGAAAAGTTCTGCCCTCAGGGTTTGGTACTGACTTTGGAACCACTCCCTACCCTCTGATGAAAACAACCGAAGTGGACTTTTTAGATGGAGGGGTAAGTTCTTATCGGCGGGAAATTTTTAACGAATTTGTTTTTACAGATGCCTATAGAAAATTTGGCTTCGGAGAAGACAAAGATTTTAGCTATAGAGTTTCGCGCAAGTATCGCCTATTATTTACCCCAAAAGCGAGACTCGTTCATCTAGAATCTTCGACTATGCGTCCGGATAAGCGCACATGGGGACGAAAATTCATAATTGGAAGGTGGCTTTTCTTCCGTGATTTTCTCCAGAAAAATTCATGGAGCAAGATGTTTTTTGCATGGGCAGTTTTCGGTTATCTGCTAGACAGAACAGTAATTGCCAGCCTCAAGCTATCCAAAGAGGAGTGGCGTAGGGTTCTAGGAATCCTTGATGCAATCAATCTTCTTTTACGCGGAAAAATTGAACCATAA